TTGCGGGTAGACATGGCTCTCATGGCACAAAAGCCTGCCATTCCTGTAGGACGAATGGTCGCTTCCGCACCGCCGCAGATCATCGCATCCGCATCACCGCGCTGAATCAGACGGAAGGATTCCCCTATGGAGTGGCTGCCTGTCGCACAAGCGGTCACTGTCGTTGTATTCGGTCCCTTGGCCCCGAGGTTGATCGACAGCTGGCCGGAGCCCATGTTGGCAATCATCATCGGAATGAAGAACGGGCTGACCCGCTTCGGGCCTTTTTCGAGCAGCAGGTTGTGGTTATCTTCCCATGTGCCGAGGCCGCCGATTCCAGAGCCGACAGACACGCCGATCCGCTCTGCATCGATATCTTCACCGATTGTAAGTCCGCTGTCCTTCAGCGCATCTTCACCGGCAGCAACCGCAAATTGTACGAACCGGTCCATCTTGCGGGCTTCCTTGCGCCCGAAGCGGGCTTCCGCATCGAAATCCTTGACCGAGGAAGCGATTCGTGTTGGATATTCACTGACATCAAAAGCTTCAACCAGGGATACTCCGGACTTGCCGCTCATGAGACTATCCCAGAATGTCTCAAGATCCTTACCCAGCGAAGTCATTACACCCATACCAGTTACAACTACTCTATGATTCAAACATAATCACCCCGTCTATAGGCTGTGTACCTCTACAATTTGTAAACGCAAACATGCCAGATGTCTATATAAACTGCAGTCGCCGCAAGATTAATTAATCTGCGGTTCTGTTATTATCTTCATCAAGATGCTCATGCACCACTTCGCGGACGCTTGGCTTAAAGAACCGTAAAATGAGGAGAAGTCCCGCCCTGGCAGGAACGGGACCCTCAATCATATGACTCTAGGTATGAGATTGTATGTACTTCACAACTTCACCCACGGTCGTAATTCTCTCTGCATCTTCATCAGAGATTTCCATGTCGAATTCATCTTCCAATTCCATTACCAATTCTACTACATCAAGAGAATCAGCACCTAAATCATCTTTGAAAGACGCTTCTAATGTTACCTCTGCTTCATCGGCACCTAAGCGGTCGATGACAATGCGTGTTACACGCTCTAATACATCGGACATCCGGTTCACCTCCTCTTTTGGTATTATACGAGATATGAAGTCAAAATACCATAGAGCATAAAAAACGCTGCCCTGGCCGCCTCTGTCCATCTTCCCCCGTAATGATCTAATGCCCTGCGAAGCCTTACATGTACATTCCGCCATCCACATGAAGCGTCTGGCCTGTCATGTAGGCTGCCCCTTCTGAAGCCAGGAATACCGCCG
The sequence above is a segment of the Paenibacillus sp. FSL R7-0204 genome. Coding sequences within it:
- the acpP gene encoding acyl carrier protein; the protein is MSDVLERVTRIVIDRLGADEAEVTLEASFKDDLGADSLDVVELVMELEDEFDMEISDEDAERITTVGEVVKYIQSHT
- the fabF gene encoding beta-ketoacyl-ACP synthase II yields the protein MNHRVVVTGMGVMTSLGKDLETFWDSLMSGKSGVSLVEAFDVSEYPTRIASSVKDFDAEARFGRKEARKMDRFVQFAVAAGEDALKDSGLTIGEDIDAERIGVSVGSGIGGLGTWEDNHNLLLEKGPKRVSPFFIPMMIANMGSGQLSINLGAKGPNTTTVTACATGSHSIGESFRLIQRGDADAMICGGAEATIRPTGMAGFCAMRAMSTRNDEPEKASRPFDVDRDGFVMGEGAGILILESLEHAEKRGAKIYAEVIGYGLSADAHHMTEPDPDGAARCMKMAIRDAGINPEDIDYINAHGTSTPVGDKSETAAVKKALGEHAYKVAISSTKSMTGHLLGAAGGVEAIICGLSLQKGMIAPTINLDNPDPDCDLDYVPNVPRQAELNIAMSNSFGFGGHNATVILKKYNK